The Nonlabens sp. Hel1_33_55 genome contains the following window.
AGCGCGATATAAAACCATGGATTTCTAGTAACAAGCTGATAGGGTAGGTCTGCTGCCATTTTATAAAGCTTTGATCCACCAACATACACGGCAATTACAAATCCAACGGCAAACATCAAGAATCCCATAGTACCAAATAAATGCATGGGACGTTTCCCAAATCTTGAGATAAAAGCAATGGTGACCAGATCCAGAAAACCTTTGATGAATCGATCGTACCCAAATTTGGTCTCACCGTATTTGCGCGCTTGATGCTGAACCACCTTTTGGGTGATGTTGGTATAACCTGCATTAGCCGCTAGCACAGGAATGTACCGGTGCATCTCACCATGTACATCAATATTTTTGACAACTTCCTTGCGATAGGCTTTCAACCCGCAATTGAAATCATTTAACTGGACACCGCTGGTGCGTCGTGCCGCCCAATTGAACAGTTTGCTAGGCAAATTTTTGGAAAGTACAGAATCGTAACGTTTTTTCTTCCAGCCACTCACCAGATCATAATTATCGCTGGCAATCATGCGGTAGAGTTCTGGAATTTCCTCGGGACTGTCCTGTAAGTCTGCATCCATGGTTATTACCACATCACCTTGGGCAGAATTGAATCCTGCATGCAAAGCTTGTGATTTACCGTAATTACTAAGGAATTGAATGGCTTTTATATGATCTCGCTTTCGCGAAAGCGAACTCAAAACATCCCAACTACCATCTGTACTACCATCGTCGATGTAAATGACTTCATAGGAAAGCTCACTTGTGGCGAGTACGCGATCGATCCATTCCTGTAATTCTGGGATGGATTGTGCCTCATTGAGTAACGGTATGACAATGGTAAGCTGCATCTATGCCGGCGGATTTTTCTTGATAAAGAATGCGGTGATGATACCAATAACCGTGTAAAACAACAATTTTGAAGTCGCCGCAATCAAATATTCCTTAGCAGAATAATCGATCTCACTGACCTTAACGGCAGCATTTGATGCCGCTTTTTCCTGAGCTACCATCTGTTCCTGCATCAACCGCACGGTTTCTTGTGCGCTAGGATCCCATACTACGTATATCAAATAGTTGACAAGAGCTTCAGTCACAAAGATGATCAAAACCGCCAGGAAATAGGCGAGTACCGCTTGTTTGAGCGTTAGATAGCCACCTAGTTTGTTCTTACTGTACACTTGTGCCGCGATACCAATGGCAAGTGGCAAAATGAGCGTCACGACACCAATTGCCATGTTTTGGAAATCCTGAGTTTGCCAGATATAGATGTATAGTGTAGCGGTAATTATAGCACCAATCAATCCTAATACAGCAGCGTTTTTCTTTACTATTTGATCCACTAGATAGTCAACTTTGAAGGTTTGATTGCAAATATAACCGTTATGAGCCTGTGAATTAATGGTTGAAAAGGATGTATTTTTGCTTCTATTGCTATTGTGTATTTAATTTAAAACATTAAATTTGCAGCCGCTAAAGAATAAAGCACAAGATCATGCAAAAAGGAATTCACCCAGAAGAATATAAGTTAGTTGCGTTTAAGGACATGTCTAATGATGAGGTTTTCATCACTAAGTCCACCGCAAATGCTAAAGAAACAATCGACGTAGATGGTACTGAGTATCCATTGATCAAACTAGAGATTTCTAGAACGTCGCACCCATTTTATACGGGTACTACAAAACTTATCGATACTGCTGGACGTATTGACAAGTTCAAGAACAAATACAAGAAATTTGATAAGAAGTCTTAAGGACTCTTTCATACATATTGAAAAGCCTCGCAATTTGCGAGGCTTTTTTATTTATGCTAATTGGGACTTTCTTCTTCGGTTCGTGTGAAATAGAAATAGATCACATAGAACCAACTAAAAATTCCAGCTAGAATAGCCCATTTAATGGACTTATTACGCGTCCATGAACATACGACAGCAATCGAGCAACCTATTGCTGTACCGGTGGAAATTCCAGTACTCGTGATGTCGGAGCCTATAAGCGAGTGAAGAATGGTAGTTGAAATAGAAATCATAGTTTGATGGTGTTTAGATAAAGTAATTTATAAGTTCAATGGCTTCTCAAAGCATTTACTCAACGGCATTCCTATATACTGGTCATAATTGGGAATAGGAGTGTAGCCATTCTTTACATATAAGCCAATCGCTTCTGGTTGGTTGATGCCTGTCTCCAGCTGTAATTTTGTAAAATTCAGTTGTTTTGCCCAAAATTCCAATTCAATCAAAATCTTTGTGGCAACTCCTTTTCCTCTCGCATTTTCCATGGTGAACATACGCTTTATCTCTGCGATATCACCAATTGATTTTTTGAAAGCACCACAGCCTACTGCTATTTTATTCTCGTAAGCGAGAACGACATGATTGATATCGTCCAGCCTATTGAACTGATTATAAAACGCATGGTCATCACCATCTGTAACGGACAGATAGCGATCCAGAAGTGGTATGAGTTGCTGGAAATCCTCATGAGCCGAATCCGTTCTCAATAGCTGAATCATGGTAAAGGTTCAGTAGTTTACTTCTCGATTTTATCGTACGATGTTACAATTCCCTTGATAAGAGCACTACTAAAGCCATTATGCTCCATTTCATTTAAGCCGGCAATAGTACAGCCTTTGGGAGTTGTAACTTTATCAATCTCGTGTTCTGGATGTTGCTTGCGCTCAATAAGCAACTGAGCGGCTCCTTTTACGGTATGTGTCACAATGTTGCTGGCAGTAACGGCATCAAAGCCTATCTCAATGCCACCCTGAATCATACCGCGCATAAATCTTAATACGTATGCAATACCGCATGCACCCAAAACGGTAGCGGCATCCATCAATTCTTCATTGATAACGATAGAAGTACCTATGGTATCAAAACACTGTTTTACAATCTTTTCTGAATCTGCATTTGAAGTGCTGCTTGCTATACACGTCAAGGATTCACCTACATCTGCTGCTGTATTAGGCATCGCTCTGAATACAGGAATATCAAGATCAATTGCAGATTCAATTTGCTGTATAGAAATCCCAGTCGCTAACGAGGCTATAATATGTTGATCCTCTTTTAGAACTCCTTTAAGTTCCTTAAGGATTTCAAGAATTGTGTACGGCTTTAGGGCAATAATCAGCAACTCTGATTGTTGAACAGCTTCGATATTATTGGAAGTAATGTGAATGCCAGTATCAGCAAGATGACTTAAGCTCGAGGTACGGCGTTTAGTTACTGTTATTTTTTTGGGATCAATCTTGGGATCTGCTAGAAGTCCATTGAGTATTGAAAGACCTAAATTCCCGCAGCCAATAATGGCTATTTTTTTATCGTACATATTGGCTGGTTGATTTACCTTATGAACAGACTAATATAATCACTTCATCCTCTAAAATTACCTGAAGCAGTAGATTTGTACTCGTTTAGCTTTAGGTAATTCAAAATTGGTATTGGAAATAAAAGTGGAGTTGCCTGATTTGTTAGTGCCCACATAAGTATTTTAAATTATTTTTCTAGTAAGGAGTTGGTGAACAAATCTGCAGCTTCAAATGTTTTGGTTTCCAGTTTTTTATATTTTATCCAATCTACAAATCGGCCGATAATGCTGGAGTCAAAAAGTCCCCAATTATCTCTTGCATCAAAACTAGGTAACGATAATTCAAGAGCTTTATCTAGATTAATATGTACATCACTGCTGGGAACATATTTCTTGAAAAGAGCAATACTCTCCTGCGGATATTCCTTGCAGTGTAGAAAACCTTTAGCTGTTGCCTCTAAAAATTTTGAATAATCAGTTTTACGATCATCCAATAAATCACCGTTGGCAACCAAAACTGGAGAGTACGAGTAAGGAATATCATAATCCTCCATTTTGAAATAACGTACAGGAGTTTCCATCGCTTCTGCAGCCACACCTTCCCAATTCAAAAATATCCACGTAGCATCAAACTCACCATCCAGAACCGTGTCCCAGATACCCAATTTTTCTGGATAACCTATTTTGAATTCTCCTTGACCACCATCATTAATAATCATCTGGCGTACGATCTCATCTTCATACCTCGCCTCGTAAGAACTGTATTTTTTACCATCCAGATCACGTGGTGATTTTATACCACTATCACTTTTCACTACAATAGCACTCAAGTCTTTTTTGAGAATTGCTGCAATGCCTATAAGATGGAATGAGTTCGCTTTGGTTTGATAGCTTATGATGCTTTCTGTTGGGCACAAAGCAAAATCGGCATCACCGTTTTCTACTTTTTTGGCCGGCGTTGTTTTATAGTTGTCTTGGGAAGGATCTATGATAGTGACATCTAACCCAGAATCTTTGTAGAAACCTAGCTCTTGTGCCACAAAAAAGCCGATGTGATTGATGTTAGGAGTCCAGTCGAGCGCTATTTTTAATTTCTTCATCAGTATGAATTCT
Protein-coding sequences here:
- a CDS encoding glycosyltransferase family 2 protein, which gives rise to MQLTIVIPLLNEAQSIPELQEWIDRVLATSELSYEVIYIDDGSTDGSWDVLSSLSRKRDHIKAIQFLSNYGKSQALHAGFNSAQGDVVITMDADLQDSPEEIPELYRMIASDNYDLVSGWKKKRYDSVLSKNLPSKLFNWAARRTSGVQLNDFNCGLKAYRKEVVKNIDVHGEMHRYIPVLAANAGYTNITQKVVQHQARKYGETKFGYDRFIKGFLDLVTIAFISRFGKRPMHLFGTMGFLMFAVGFVIAVYVGGSKLYKMAADLPYQLVTRNPWFYIALTAMVLGSLFFIAGFLGELIIRTGSNQDRYTIADKLQGKS
- a CDS encoding DUF4199 domain-containing protein: MDQIVKKNAAVLGLIGAIITATLYIYIWQTQDFQNMAIGVVTLILPLAIGIAAQVYSKNKLGGYLTLKQAVLAYFLAVLIIFVTEALVNYLIYVVWDPSAQETVRLMQEQMVAQEKAASNAAVKVSEIDYSAKEYLIAATSKLLFYTVIGIITAFFIKKNPPA
- a CDS encoding type B 50S ribosomal protein L31: MQKGIHPEEYKLVAFKDMSNDEVFITKSTANAKETIDVDGTEYPLIKLEISRTSHPFYTGTTKLIDTAGRIDKFKNKYKKFDKKS
- a CDS encoding GNAT family N-acetyltransferase, giving the protein MIQLLRTDSAHEDFQQLIPLLDRYLSVTDGDDHAFYNQFNRLDDINHVVLAYENKIAVGCGAFKKSIGDIAEIKRMFTMENARGKGVATKILIELEFWAKQLNFTKLQLETGINQPEAIGLYVKNGYTPIPNYDQYIGMPLSKCFEKPLNL
- the proC gene encoding pyrroline-5-carboxylate reductase — its product is MYDKKIAIIGCGNLGLSILNGLLADPKIDPKKITVTKRRTSSLSHLADTGIHITSNNIEAVQQSELLIIALKPYTILEILKELKGVLKEDQHIIASLATGISIQQIESAIDLDIPVFRAMPNTAADVGESLTCIASSTSNADSEKIVKQCFDTIGTSIVINEELMDAATVLGACGIAYVLRFMRGMIQGGIEIGFDAVTASNIVTHTVKGAAQLLIERKQHPEHEIDKVTTPKGCTIAGLNEMEHNGFSSALIKGIVTSYDKIEK
- a CDS encoding ABC transporter substrate-binding protein; translation: MKKLKIALDWTPNINHIGFFVAQELGFYKDSGLDVTIIDPSQDNYKTTPAKKVENGDADFALCPTESIISYQTKANSFHLIGIAAILKKDLSAIVVKSDSGIKSPRDLDGKKYSSYEARYEDEIVRQMIINDGGQGEFKIGYPEKLGIWDTVLDGEFDATWIFLNWEGVAAEAMETPVRYFKMEDYDIPYSYSPVLVANGDLLDDRKTDYSKFLEATAKGFLHCKEYPQESIALFKKYVPSSDVHINLDKALELSLPSFDARDNWGLFDSSIIGRFVDWIKYKKLETKTFEAADLFTNSLLEK